From a single Fusobacterium ulcerans ATCC 49185 genomic region:
- a CDS encoding amidohydrolase, with amino-acid sequence METLFYNAKVYIEREKFAEAVLVKDGIISKVGTSEELLKEADKDCKKIDCQGKTIIPGLNDSHMHLLVLGESLQTVKLTNSKSIDEIIERCRKFIKENPELSKNGVFAIGWNQDLFEGDKRIPNRHDVDKISTEVPIILRRVCGHQMVSNTKAIEMLGIDGNSEQYEGGTFEIGEDGYPNGVFTENACRQLRKVIPEFSLEDREKMAVEAMKHAVSFGITSVQSNDLGAVVLGEKDKYFKMFRKIYEEGKGLLRYHHQITFQSPEELKEYAENGELVKGNYPEDSWVTLGPLKLFKDGSLGARTAMLENDYADDPGNHGEERFDEKYIDDLCRAADEHGMQIATHVIGDAATNSVMKTYEKLIKDGKNPLRHALIHCQITNKEMLENIAEKNVLVMYQPIFLDYDMHIVESRCGKDLASTSYAFNTLDKLGGKISYGTDCPVEGCNPFPNIYCAVTRKDLKGNPAEGFYPEECVDVYTAVDAYTEGSAYAQFMEDKKGRIKEGYYADMVILDKDIFTVDSLEIKDIKPLLTMVGGKIVYEKK; translated from the coding sequence ATGGAAACATTATTTTATAATGCAAAAGTATATATAGAAAGAGAAAAATTTGCTGAAGCTGTCTTGGTAAAAGATGGAATAATATCAAAAGTTGGAACAAGTGAAGAACTTTTAAAAGAGGCAGATAAAGATTGTAAGAAGATAGATTGTCAAGGAAAAACAATAATTCCTGGATTGAATGATTCTCATATGCATCTATTGGTATTGGGAGAATCTCTTCAAACAGTAAAACTTACAAACAGTAAATCTATTGATGAAATAATAGAAAGATGCAGAAAATTTATAAAAGAAAATCCTGAATTATCAAAGAATGGTGTATTTGCAATAGGATGGAATCAAGATTTATTTGAAGGGGATAAGAGAATACCTAACAGACATGATGTAGATAAAATATCTACAGAAGTTCCAATTATTTTGAGAAGAGTATGTGGACATCAAATGGTATCAAATACAAAAGCAATAGAAATGCTGGGAATAGATGGAAACTCTGAGCAGTATGAGGGAGGAACATTTGAGATAGGGGAAGATGGATATCCAAATGGAGTATTTACTGAAAATGCCTGTCGTCAGCTTAGAAAAGTTATTCCTGAATTTTCATTGGAAGATAGAGAAAAAATGGCTGTTGAAGCTATGAAGCATGCTGTTTCTTTTGGGATAACAAGTGTACAGAGTAATGATTTAGGAGCAGTTGTTTTAGGAGAAAAGGATAAATATTTCAAAATGTTTCGTAAAATTTATGAGGAAGGAAAAGGACTTCTTCGTTATCATCATCAGATAACTTTCCAATCTCCTGAGGAATTAAAGGAATATGCAGAGAATGGAGAGCTTGTAAAAGGTAATTATCCAGAAGATTCATGGGTGACATTAGGACCTTTAAAATTGTTTAAAGATGGAAGTTTAGGAGCCAGAACAGCAATGTTGGAAAATGACTATGCAGATGATCCTGGAAATCATGGAGAAGAAAGATTTGATGAGAAATACATAGATGATTTATGTAGAGCTGCTGATGAACATGGTATGCAAATAGCTACTCATGTAATAGGAGATGCTGCAACTAACAGTGTAATGAAAACATATGAGAAACTTATAAAGGATGGGAAAAATCCTCTACGTCATGCTTTAATTCACTGCCAGATAACAAATAAGGAAATGCTTGAAAATATAGCTGAAAAAAATGTTTTAGTAATGTATCAGCCAATATTTTTAGATTATGATATGCATATAGTAGAGTCTAGATGTGGAAAAGATCTTGCATCAACATCTTATGCCTTTAATACTTTGGATAAACTAGGTGGAAAAATTTCATATGGAACAGACTGCCCAGTAGAAGGATGTAATCCTTTCCCAAATATATATTGTGCAGTAACTCGTAAAGACTTAAAAGGTAATCCAGCAGAAGGATTCTATCCTGAAGAATGTGTAGATGTATACACAGCTGTTGATGCTTATACTGAAGGAAGTGCTTATGCACAGTTCATGGAGGATAAAAAAGGAAGAATAAAAGAAGGATACTATGCAGATATGGTTATATTAGACAAAGATATATTTACTGTAGATTCTCTTGAAATAAAAGATATAAAACCATTATTAACTATGGTTGGCGGAAAAATAGTGTATGAGAAAAAATAA
- a CDS encoding GGDEF domain-containing protein gives MGKKSEISYFLSIKKVAFYMVALVVIISSIAVTYNQKTINKEMEKYLYELSIQSKGKIDTRIDSNFTILYSIKKYIIDNNMNDAEIKEYVKYLKHCYPFNWIGYVDINGDAEISNGKTDNFLEYPVIQKALAGKGGISNNIKNIFGEDGVLYTVPCDTNVKGVIIGFTPSYTLRRLLFSESFSGEGFSHIINNQGEFILKAENKNSKVKGINFFDNLKTMEKNTRSLNELEKDILEDKVGNIKFELESVKFTLNYMPLKNGNWYVLSIVPSEVYSSQLLNYTRYNMAIIFISMLIFLGMIVFILKTTARKNEEISKIAYEDPITKGFTAARFEIDVRKRLVKKVFKPFTFISLDIRKFKLINESFGEEKGNYVLKYVHDCIKKSIGEGESVSRVSSDTFNILLNSTNESEIRCKVKNLSTLINEFNTDSETPYYLSIDCGIYIVNNQNQNIIIIRDRANHARKNSKNSSNTELFYNCIFYNNIEIENSLKEKSIEDNMERALENSEFVVYLQPKVELKTNKVAGAEALVRWIDPKKGIIPPLEFIPIFEKNGFIAKLDIYVFEEVCKIIKSWMDEGTNPVPISVNLSRIHLQNPHFLKKYKEIQLRYNVPPDLLEIELTETMVFENFEHLKKVISEIHQMGFHCSIDDFGSGYSSLNLLKEIPVDILKLDRIFFSKENDERGNNVIESIISLAKKLNMTTISEGIETISQLDFLKKVKCDLVQGYVFSKPLSKEAFERGFLKNKDIKVKEYKSKK, from the coding sequence TTGGGAAAGAAATCTGAAATATCGTATTTTTTAAGCATCAAAAAAGTAGCTTTTTATATGGTTGCTTTAGTAGTAATAATAAGTTCAATTGCTGTAACTTATAATCAAAAAACCATAAATAAAGAAATGGAAAAATATCTTTACGAGTTATCTATTCAGTCTAAGGGAAAAATAGACACAAGAATTGATTCTAACTTTACAATTTTATATTCTATAAAAAAATATATAATAGACAATAATATGAATGATGCTGAAATTAAAGAATATGTAAAGTATCTTAAACATTGCTATCCTTTTAATTGGATTGGATATGTTGATATTAATGGAGATGCTGAAATTTCGAATGGGAAAACAGATAATTTTTTAGAATATCCTGTTATCCAGAAAGCATTAGCAGGGAAAGGGGGAATAAGCAACAATATTAAAAATATTTTTGGAGAAGATGGAGTTCTTTATACTGTTCCCTGTGATACAAATGTAAAAGGAGTTATTATAGGATTTACACCCTCATATACCTTAAGACGTCTTTTGTTTAGTGAGTCATTTAGTGGAGAAGGATTCTCTCATATAATTAATAACCAAGGGGAATTTATTCTTAAAGCAGAAAATAAAAATTCTAAAGTTAAAGGGATAAATTTTTTTGATAATTTAAAAACAATGGAAAAAAATACTAGATCTTTAAATGAATTAGAAAAAGATATTTTAGAAGATAAAGTAGGAAATATAAAGTTTGAATTAGAGTCTGTAAAATTTACTCTTAACTATATGCCTTTAAAAAATGGAAACTGGTATGTATTATCTATTGTTCCAAGTGAAGTATATTCATCACAGCTACTTAACTATACAAGATATAATATGGCAATTATATTTATTTCTATGCTTATATTTTTAGGAATGATTGTTTTTATTCTGAAAACAACAGCTAGAAAAAATGAGGAAATAAGTAAAATAGCATATGAAGATCCAATAACAAAAGGATTTACAGCTGCACGTTTTGAAATAGATGTAAGAAAAAGACTAGTAAAAAAAGTTTTCAAACCTTTCACTTTCATCTCTTTAGATATTCGTAAATTTAAACTTATAAATGAATCTTTTGGAGAAGAAAAAGGAAACTATGTATTAAAATATGTACATGACTGTATAAAGAAAAGTATTGGAGAAGGTGAGAGTGTATCTCGTGTTTCTTCAGATACATTTAATATATTATTAAATTCTACTAATGAAAGCGAAATAAGATGTAAAGTAAAAAATCTTTCTACATTAATAAATGAATTTAATACTGATTCAGAAACTCCATATTATTTATCTATAGATTGTGGAATTTATATAGTTAATAATCAAAATCAAAATATAATAATAATACGTGATCGTGCTAATCATGCTAGAAAAAATAGTAAAAATTCTTCAAATACTGAATTATTCTATAATTGTATTTTCTATAATAATATAGAAATAGAAAATTCTTTAAAAGAAAAGAGTATAGAAGATAATATGGAACGTGCTTTAGAAAATAGTGAATTTGTAGTTTATCTACAGCCTAAAGTCGAATTAAAAACCAATAAAGTAGCTGGAGCTGAAGCTCTTGTTCGTTGGATAGATCCTAAAAAGGGTATAATACCACCTCTTGAATTTATTCCAATATTTGAAAAGAATGGATTTATAGCAAAATTAGATATTTATGTATTTGAAGAGGTATGTAAAATAATAAAAAGTTGGATGGATGAAGGGACTAATCCTGTTCCTATATCAGTAAATTTATCTCGTATACATTTACAAAATCCACATTTCTTGAAAAAATATAAAGAGATTCAGCTGAGATATAATGTTCCACCTGATCTATTAGAAATTGAATTGACTGAAACAATGGTATTTGAAAACTTTGAGCATTTAAAAAAAGTTATAAGTGAAATTCATCAAATGGGATTCCATTGTTCTATAGATGATTTTGGAAGTGGGTATTCTTCTTTGAATCTTCTTAAAGAGATTCCAGTTGATATTCTGAAACTAGATAGAATATTTTTCAGCAAAGAAAATGATGAAAGAGGAAATAATGTAATAGAATCAATAATATCGTTAGCTAAAAAATTAAATATGACTACAATTTCTGAAGGGATTGAAACAATATCTCAGTTAGATTTTTTAAAGAAGGTAAAGTGCGACTTAGTACAGGGATATGTATTTTCAAAACCTCTCAGTAAAGAAGCGTTTGAAAGAGGATTTTTAAAAAATAAAGATATAAAAGTAAAGGAATATAAAAGTAAAAAATAA
- a CDS encoding MalY/PatB family protein: MKYCFDEKIDRSKNHSAKWAELGKKFGTDDLFPMWIADMDIKTAPEIVQAMKEKVEQEIFGYVYRPDSYYKSAVDWLERRFGYKISEKTLIHSPGVVPSLSILVKLMTNENEKILIQTPVYYPFAETIKDNKRTLVTNELVRDENGYYTMDFADLEEKLSDEKVTLFILCSPHNPVGRVWKKKELAKVGELCLKYNVRIIADEIWRDIIMPGVTHTPLASISKEIEDITITCFSPTKTFNIAGLQASFATFPRKEELERFDRELGILDIKRNNPFSLVAFEAAYTKCDEWVDQLNKFLSSNMDYTIDFIEKRIPEVKICKAEGTYLLWLDFSALGFTKEGLSEFMKREAKVAMDDGYWFGDNGIGYERMNIACPRYMLEEGLTRIEKAVKSLRK; encoded by the coding sequence ATGAAATATTGTTTTGATGAAAAAATTGATAGAAGTAAAAATCACTCAGCTAAATGGGCAGAATTAGGAAAAAAATTTGGAACAGATGACTTATTCCCAATGTGGATAGCAGATATGGACATAAAGACAGCTCCAGAAATAGTTCAGGCAATGAAAGAAAAAGTGGAACAGGAGATATTTGGATATGTCTATAGACCAGATTCATATTATAAAAGTGCTGTAGATTGGCTAGAAAGAAGATTTGGATATAAAATATCAGAAAAAACTCTTATTCATAGTCCAGGAGTAGTACCAAGTCTATCTATTCTTGTAAAACTTATGACTAATGAAAATGAAAAAATATTAATACAGACACCTGTATATTACCCATTTGCTGAAACTATAAAGGATAATAAAAGAACTCTTGTAACAAATGAGTTGGTAAGAGATGAGAATGGATATTATACAATGGATTTTGCTGATTTAGAAGAAAAACTTTCAGATGAAAAAGTAACTTTATTCATTCTTTGCAGCCCTCACAATCCAGTAGGAAGAGTATGGAAAAAAAAGGAACTGGCAAAAGTAGGGGAGCTATGTCTGAAATATAATGTAAGAATAATAGCAGATGAAATTTGGAGAGATATCATCATGCCAGGAGTAACTCACACTCCTTTGGCATCTATCAGCAAAGAAATAGAAGATATTACAATAACTTGTTTTTCTCCAACTAAAACTTTTAATATAGCAGGACTTCAGGCTTCATTTGCTACATTCCCTAGAAAAGAGGAACTAGAAAGATTTGATCGTGAACTTGGAATACTTGATATAAAAAGAAATAATCCATTCAGCTTAGTAGCTTTTGAAGCTGCATATACTAAATGTGATGAATGGGTAGATCAGTTAAATAAATTTTTAAGTAGTAATATGGATTATACAATAGATTTTATAGAAAAAAGAATTCCAGAAGTGAAAATCTGCAAAGCAGAGGGAACATATTTATTATGGCTTGATTTCTCTGCTTTAGGATTTACAAAGGAAGGATTATCTGAATTTATGAAAAGAGAAGCTAAGGTAGCAATGGATGATGGATACTGGTTCGGAGATAATGGAATTGGATATGAGAGAATGAATATTGCATGTCCTAGATATATGCTTGAAGAAGGATTGACAAGAATAGAGAAAGCAGTAAAATCTTTGAGAAAATAA
- a CDS encoding sigma 54-interacting transcriptional regulator — MRKKVAIVTNAKEVISSYATQLKTLFGDLVETELYNFEDGSAKNIKKTDLYLISTSACEFFDDKFLKNKNVVICDLTITKDKLEFLKKFPEGTRAVLFNVTVKMTYETISCLYHLGVNNIELLPGYPQMEELPDTPIIITPAEIALIPEKYLDREIVDIGHRVLDANTIIEIALKLEYEHMLYYKEIKEYLKTVASNDFSLNEILEKATTAESQLQILLKTMDIGIVGVDKDNYVCACNEGAEKILNRKADTVLGEKVDIFFPAIPFDEVKESRKEIKSKLIKINEQPINLNITPIVRTANYMGAFAFIQKFQDEELKQQELRRQLMNKGHVAKYNFDDIIGDSPQIAKIKDIAKKMSKTNAAVLITGESGTGKELFAHSIHNYSERKDSPFVAINCAAIPENLLESELFGYEEGAFTGAKKGGKIGLFEFAHMGTLFLDEIEGMSPLLQIKLLRVIQEKEIMKIGGDKVIKIDVRLIAATNENLKSLMKEGKFRKDLYYRINTLPIMIPPLRERKEDISLLMNKFIKETGGEFRFSKQAKEAFDFYNWEGNIREMKNYAEFFSYLDKEIIEYEDLPAAITDYFEEEYKKDSDMKKEISDEEKLRKKSGSRYDSYIFIMKKIKESNMAGKSSGRKGLAEECHKNNIFLSEQEIRKILKDLEEIEFIEVYKGRKGSILSEKGKKFIK, encoded by the coding sequence ATGAGAAAGAAAGTAGCAATAGTAACTAATGCTAAAGAGGTAATAAGTTCATATGCAACTCAGCTTAAAACACTTTTTGGAGATCTTGTAGAAACTGAATTGTATAACTTTGAAGATGGAAGTGCTAAAAATATAAAAAAGACTGATCTTTATCTTATCTCTACAAGTGCTTGTGAATTTTTTGATGATAAATTTTTAAAAAATAAAAATGTAGTTATATGTGATTTGACTATAACAAAGGACAAATTAGAATTTCTTAAAAAATTTCCTGAGGGAACGAGGGCAGTACTTTTTAATGTAACAGTAAAGATGACATATGAAACTATTTCATGCCTGTACCACCTAGGAGTGAATAATATAGAGTTGCTTCCAGGATATCCACAAATGGAAGAACTGCCAGATACTCCTATAATAATAACACCTGCAGAGATAGCTCTCATACCTGAGAAATATTTAGATAGAGAAATAGTAGACATAGGTCATAGAGTGCTGGATGCTAATACAATAATAGAAATAGCACTGAAACTTGAATATGAACATATGCTTTATTATAAGGAAATAAAAGAATACTTGAAGACAGTAGCTTCCAATGATTTCAGTCTTAATGAAATACTGGAAAAGGCTACAACAGCAGAAAGTCAGCTCCAAATATTGCTGAAAACAATGGATATAGGAATAGTAGGGGTAGATAAAGACAACTATGTATGTGCCTGTAATGAGGGAGCTGAGAAAATATTAAATAGAAAAGCGGATACAGTTCTAGGAGAAAAGGTGGATATATTTTTTCCTGCAATACCTTTTGATGAAGTAAAAGAAAGCAGGAAGGAGATAAAATCAAAGCTTATAAAAATAAATGAACAGCCAATAAACTTGAATATAACTCCAATAGTAAGGACAGCTAACTATATGGGAGCTTTTGCATTCATCCAGAAGTTTCAGGATGAAGAATTAAAGCAGCAAGAGCTGAGAAGACAGCTGATGAATAAAGGGCATGTGGCTAAATATAATTTTGATGACATAATTGGAGATTCACCTCAGATAGCTAAAATAAAAGATATAGCTAAAAAAATGTCTAAAACTAATGCTGCAGTATTAATAACTGGTGAAAGCGGTACTGGAAAAGAATTGTTTGCTCACTCAATACATAATTATTCTGAAAGAAAAGATTCCCCTTTTGTAGCAATAAACTGTGCAGCTATACCAGAGAATCTTTTGGAAAGTGAGCTTTTTGGATATGAAGAGGGAGCTTTTACAGGAGCAAAAAAAGGAGGGAAAATAGGACTTTTTGAATTTGCTCATATGGGAACATTATTTCTTGATGAGATAGAGGGAATGAGTCCTCTGCTTCAAATAAAGCTGCTGAGAGTGATTCAGGAAAAGGAAATAATGAAAATTGGCGGGGATAAGGTAATAAAAATAGATGTAAGGCTTATTGCAGCTACTAATGAAAATCTTAAATCTCTGATGAAAGAGGGAAAATTTAGAAAAGATTTATATTATAGAATAAATACATTGCCTATAATGATACCACCTCTTAGGGAAAGAAAAGAAGATATATCACTGTTAATGAATAAATTTATAAAAGAAACTGGAGGGGAATTTAGATTTTCTAAACAGGCAAAAGAGGCTTTTGATTTCTATAACTGGGAAGGAAATATACGAGAAATGAAAAATTATGCTGAATTCTTTTCATATCTGGATAAAGAAATAATAGAATATGAAGATCTTCCAGCAGCTATAACTGATTACTTTGAGGAGGAATATAAAAAAGATTCTGATATGAAAAAAGAAATCAGTGATGAAGAAAAATTAAGAAAAAAATCAGGAAGCAGATATGACAGTTATATTTTCATAATGAAAAAGATAAAAGAAAGTAATATGGCAGGAAAATCTTCTGGAAGAAAGGGCCTGGCAGAAGAGTGTCATAAGAATAATATTTTTCTATCTGAACAAGAAATCAGAAAGATATTAAAAGACTTGGAAGAAATAGAATTTATAGAAGTCTATAAGGGGAGAAAAGGAAGTATACTTTCAGAAAAAGGAAAGAAATTCATAAAATAA
- a CDS encoding glutaredoxin, with translation MIIVIGSNLCSDTMGAVTKLKEEGMEFEFHDISASLDNLKEYLELREKSPLYVPVKAEGRIGIPCFIKEDGTETMDLDDILKK, from the coding sequence ATGATCATTGTAATAGGAAGTAATTTATGTTCAGATACTATGGGGGCAGTGACAAAATTGAAAGAGGAAGGAATGGAATTTGAATTTCATGATATTTCAGCTAGTCTTGACAACTTAAAAGAATACCTCGAGCTTAGAGAAAAAAGTCCTCTATATGTTCCAGTAAAAGCTGAAGGAAGAATAGGAATCCCATGTTTTATAAAAGAAGATGGAACTGAAACTATGGATTTAGATGATATATTAAAAAAATAA